In Bdellovibrio sp. GT3, one genomic interval encodes:
- the frr gene encoding ribosome recycling factor: MAIADIKKTAQAQMDKSILALGEELKKIRTGRAQVSMLDGVRVNYYGNPSPLSQVASVSTPDAKSFLIAPWEVSILKDIEQAIIKSELGMAPMNDGKVIRLKVPDVTEERRKDLAKQVKKIAEEARVAVRMARRDANEAIKKMKADKKAPLSEDEAKKGEADIQKVTDDMIKKVDQIADEKEKSILTI; this comes from the coding sequence ATGGCAATTGCTGACATCAAAAAGACTGCTCAAGCACAAATGGACAAATCCATTCTTGCTTTGGGTGAAGAGCTTAAAAAAATCCGTACAGGCCGCGCTCAAGTTTCAATGCTTGATGGCGTTCGCGTAAACTACTACGGCAATCCTTCTCCACTATCACAAGTCGCTTCCGTATCTACTCCAGATGCGAAATCTTTCCTTATCGCGCCTTGGGAAGTATCTATCCTTAAAGACATCGAACAAGCGATCATCAAATCTGAATTGGGCATGGCTCCAATGAATGACGGTAAAGTGATTCGTTTGAAAGTTCCTGACGTAACAGAAGAGCGCCGTAAAGACCTTGCAAAACAAGTTAAGAAAATTGCTGAAGAAGCACGCGTAGCTGTTCGTATGGCTCGTCGTGATGCCAATGAAGCGATCAAAAAAATGAAGGCTGATAAAAAAGCACCTTTGAGCGAAGATGAAGCTAAAAAAGGTGAAGCTGACATCCAAAAAGTGACAGACGATATGATCAAAAAAGTGGATCAAATCGCTGACGAAAAAGAAAAGTCAATTTTGACTATCTAA
- a CDS encoding isoprenyl transferase has product MTLPKHIAIIMDGNGRWAQLKRKPRTFGHIKGTRVAKKIITACSRKGIKNLTLYAFSTENWFRPQAEVSFLMKILRRYLAKETSNLVKENIRFSVIGDLSKVPSDVFNAIKQAREATAQCTGLNLVFALSYGSRQEMTSAVRDIAQMVAKGEIKPEEIDEALISTSLSTYPTPDPDLIVRTSGEQRLSNFLLWQAAYSEFYFTETLWPNFTEAHLEEALNAFSVRQRRYGKVSTNDNLEKLSN; this is encoded by the coding sequence GTGACTCTACCTAAGCATATTGCAATCATTATGGATGGTAACGGTCGTTGGGCTCAGCTCAAACGAAAGCCACGTACTTTTGGTCATATCAAAGGTACGCGCGTGGCTAAAAAAATCATCACAGCATGCTCCCGCAAAGGTATCAAAAACCTTACCCTATACGCATTCTCTACTGAAAATTGGTTCCGCCCTCAGGCTGAAGTATCTTTCCTTATGAAAATCCTGCGCCGTTATCTGGCAAAGGAAACCAGCAACTTGGTTAAGGAAAACATCCGCTTCTCCGTGATCGGTGATCTATCAAAAGTTCCTTCAGATGTTTTCAACGCAATCAAACAAGCTCGCGAAGCTACAGCTCAATGCACAGGCCTGAATCTGGTCTTTGCCTTGAGCTATGGCTCTCGCCAGGAAATGACGTCAGCTGTCCGTGATATTGCACAGATGGTAGCTAAAGGCGAAATTAAACCTGAAGAGATCGATGAGGCTTTGATTAGCACTTCGTTAAGCACGTATCCGACTCCAGATCCTGATTTGATTGTTAGAACTAGCGGCGAGCAAAGACTATCAAACTTCTTACTATGGCAGGCCGCTTATTCGGAATTCTACTTCACGGAAACTCTGTGGCCTAACTTCACAGAAGCTCATCTTGAGGAAGCCCTAAATGCTTTTTCCGTGAGACAACGCCGCTATGGCAAGGTCTCTACAAATGACAACTTGGAAAAGCTTTCTAACTAG
- a CDS encoding phosphatidate cytidylyltransferase, translating into MTTWKSFLTRAASALVALAIIFALYYFLKIQGLKIIIAVAVVLSAWELLGILFKSENSPLLKGAFFALTLFVFFVSTMALNLGAIIFALSMIVLTIISLLQLHKSGDLQRMTKFQAHSALGLMYVGLLPSFAYRLLDQEAGLSWFIYLLAVVFAGDTMAYCFGVLIGKHKVMPTISPKKTWEGSVGGIVGSVLAGFICWKFLLMDYPWYFILGLAAVSGFVGQFGDFFESLLKRVADVKDSGKIMPGHGGVLDRIDGVLFASPVILLGVVILSHLSS; encoded by the coding sequence ATGACAACTTGGAAAAGCTTTCTAACTAGAGCCGCTTCTGCCCTTGTGGCATTGGCAATCATTTTTGCACTTTATTACTTCCTAAAAATTCAGGGACTTAAAATCATCATTGCGGTCGCAGTTGTTTTGAGTGCGTGGGAACTTCTGGGCATTCTGTTTAAGTCAGAAAATTCCCCGCTGCTAAAAGGTGCTTTTTTCGCACTGACTTTGTTTGTCTTTTTCGTATCCACGATGGCTTTGAACTTGGGTGCTATCATCTTCGCACTTTCCATGATTGTTTTAACAATCATCAGTTTGTTGCAGCTTCACAAATCCGGCGATCTGCAACGTATGACTAAGTTTCAAGCCCATTCCGCTTTGGGATTGATGTACGTGGGCCTTTTGCCGTCTTTCGCATATCGCTTGCTGGATCAGGAAGCCGGTCTTTCTTGGTTTATTTATTTGCTCGCAGTGGTATTTGCCGGCGACACGATGGCTTATTGCTTCGGTGTCTTGATCGGAAAACACAAAGTTATGCCTACTATTTCCCCTAAGAAAACCTGGGAAGGGTCTGTCGGTGGAATCGTTGGTTCTGTTCTTGCGGGCTTCATTTGCTGGAAGTTTCTGCTGATGGATTACCCTTGGTATTTCATTTTGGGACTTGCCGCTGTCTCAGGATTTGTCGGTCAATTCGGAGACTTCTTTGAGTCTTTGCTAAAGAGGGTTGCGGACGTAAAAGATTCCGGAAAAATCATGCCTGGCCACGGCGGGGTCTTGGATCGAATTGACGGTGTCCTATTCGCAAGTCCTGTAATTCTACTTGGAGTTGTGATCCTATCTCATCTTTCGTCGTAA
- the rseP gene encoding RIP metalloprotease RseP, which translates to MEMLLNLIHSGLSVVLPFVILLGILIFVHELGHFLVARWCGVRVEVFSLGFGKKILKYKKGDTTYALSIIPLGGYVKMFGEQPGVEISEEDKKVAFTHKTVWQRIAVVLAGPLMNFFFAIFVLMMVAFIGEDAKAPMLGDIKQDTAAYTAGFRSGDRVISINDKKIGTWEEIQNVLSLKANQDLHLDVVVQHEGSQEESKVSVLAKAEPNPNILSAYDYMANVEGLTALSAGTTVGVIPNTALFALGLRTGDSIVGINGSKVSHWRELQAALEKANVSAPLSLDIMGKREGDKEDKALTVTLAPLESMKTFTMSNLGLESSELYLSKVMDNSPAKAAGLKEGDRLVSINNTVLNKWDDVIANIKSFDGKNPVDIKVQREGQIVDLKITPKMTTQMTAAGTEEKRYTIGIAPVVNLSTPETLVVRTNNPIEALVRGTEKTWDFTVMTVMSFVRLFEAKISPKNIGGVISIGQAASETYKIGITPFLQMMAIISVNLFILNLLPIPVLDGGHLVFYTIEVIKGAPLSLRKMEIAQQVGMALLMSLMIFALFNDFTRIFSL; encoded by the coding sequence ATGGAAATGCTATTAAATTTAATTCACAGCGGTTTATCAGTAGTTCTACCATTCGTTATTCTACTGGGTATTTTAATCTTCGTTCACGAATTGGGGCATTTCCTGGTGGCCCGTTGGTGTGGTGTTAGAGTCGAAGTTTTCAGCTTGGGCTTCGGTAAAAAAATCCTAAAATACAAAAAAGGCGATACTACCTACGCCCTTTCCATTATCCCACTTGGTGGATACGTTAAAATGTTTGGTGAACAACCAGGCGTTGAGATTTCAGAAGAAGACAAAAAGGTCGCGTTCACGCATAAAACGGTATGGCAGCGTATCGCTGTTGTTCTTGCCGGTCCTTTGATGAACTTCTTTTTTGCCATCTTTGTACTAATGATGGTGGCCTTCATCGGTGAAGATGCAAAAGCACCGATGCTTGGTGATATCAAACAAGATACTGCCGCTTACACTGCTGGCTTCCGTTCCGGAGACCGCGTAATTTCCATTAACGATAAGAAAATCGGAACATGGGAAGAAATCCAAAATGTTCTAAGTCTTAAAGCCAATCAGGATCTGCATCTTGATGTCGTCGTTCAACACGAAGGCAGTCAGGAGGAATCAAAGGTTTCTGTCCTTGCGAAGGCTGAACCAAATCCAAACATCCTAAGCGCCTATGACTACATGGCCAATGTTGAAGGCCTTACAGCGCTTTCTGCTGGCACAACGGTCGGTGTGATCCCAAACACCGCTCTATTTGCCCTGGGTCTGCGTACCGGCGATTCCATTGTCGGCATCAACGGATCCAAAGTTAGCCACTGGAGAGAACTGCAAGCGGCACTTGAAAAAGCCAACGTTAGCGCACCATTGTCTCTGGATATCATGGGCAAACGCGAGGGCGACAAAGAAGACAAAGCTCTTACTGTGACTCTGGCGCCACTTGAAAGCATGAAAACTTTCACGATGAGCAATCTGGGTCTTGAGTCCTCTGAGCTTTATCTAAGTAAAGTCATGGACAACTCCCCGGCAAAAGCAGCAGGATTGAAAGAGGGCGACCGCCTGGTTTCAATCAACAATACTGTTTTGAACAAATGGGACGACGTCATTGCCAACATCAAATCATTTGATGGCAAAAACCCGGTTGATATCAAAGTTCAACGTGAAGGCCAGATCGTAGATTTGAAGATCACACCTAAAATGACCACGCAGATGACGGCTGCAGGCACCGAGGAAAAGCGCTACACAATTGGTATTGCACCTGTTGTGAACCTGTCCACTCCAGAAACACTGGTGGTGCGCACCAACAACCCGATCGAAGCACTTGTTCGTGGTACCGAGAAAACTTGGGATTTCACTGTGATGACGGTGATGAGCTTTGTTCGCCTATTTGAGGCTAAAATCTCCCCTAAGAATATTGGCGGCGTCATTTCAATCGGTCAGGCAGCTAGTGAAACTTATAAAATTGGTATCACTCCTTTCTTACAGATGATGGCAATTATCTCTGTGAATCTGTTCATATTGAACCTTTTGCCAATTCCAGTGCTTGATGGTGGACACTTGGTGTTCTATACCATCGAGGTAATAAAAGGAGCTCCGCTGAGTTTGCGCAAGATGGAGATCGCCCAACAAGTCGGTATGGCTTTGTTGATGAGTTTGATGATCTTTGCCTTGTTCAATGATTTTACTCGCATCTTTAGTCTATGA
- the tsaB gene encoding tRNA (adenosine(37)-N6)-threonylcarbamoyltransferase complex dimerization subunit type 1 TsaB, producing MKILAMETSTLLGGVAVIQDGKVVAEESSQRQKSHTEIISPFVERTLETAGLRLEDIDVFAVGQGPGSFTGIRVAANAGKTYAYSFNKPMVTIDSLMLLAQQARESKLPVLAIMNAYKNMVYLGMFDCSGDEPVYLKGPAAIPVRELSQHIDRDVTVVGDGWETYHEYFPEELKLKMHLNSAFPNEPLAKTLGLMAEKRAQLGQTLDWKSFIPLYIRASEAEETKKGILISPLK from the coding sequence ATGAAGATACTCGCAATGGAAACCAGCACCCTGCTAGGCGGGGTCGCTGTTATTCAAGATGGAAAAGTCGTCGCTGAAGAATCCTCTCAGCGACAAAAGTCTCATACCGAAATCATTTCCCCATTTGTTGAAAGAACTTTAGAAACAGCCGGACTTCGATTGGAAGACATTGATGTCTTTGCCGTCGGACAAGGTCCAGGGAGTTTTACAGGTATTCGTGTTGCAGCCAACGCTGGCAAAACCTACGCGTATAGCTTTAATAAACCCATGGTCACCATAGACTCTTTGATGTTGCTGGCTCAGCAAGCTCGCGAATCCAAGCTCCCGGTTCTGGCAATCATGAATGCTTACAAGAACATGGTGTACCTTGGTATGTTCGATTGTTCGGGCGATGAACCGGTGTATTTAAAGGGTCCAGCCGCTATTCCTGTGCGCGAACTTTCCCAACACATCGATCGCGATGTCACGGTTGTTGGCGACGGTTGGGAGACCTATCACGAGTATTTTCCCGAAGAACTAAAATTGAAAATGCATCTGAACTCCGCATTTCCCAATGAGCCTTTGGCAAAAACTTTGGGGTTAATGGCAGAGAAACGCGCACAACTTGGTCAAACTTTGGACTGGAAATCGTTTATTCCCCTTTATATTCGCGCATCTGAAGCCGAAGAGACAAAAAAAGGAATATTAATTTCCCCCTTGAAATAG
- a CDS encoding P-loop NTPase, which yields MDRDFEQENNDVLTFKNSSSKDKAAAKIWVTASGKGGVGKTFVSSSLGITLSKLGHSVVIVDLDLSGANIHTVMGIKPSHMNIRHYFEGVKTLQELVIPTQHQNLSYVQGFWDSWSPIDFTMEQIQSLIPQLHSLRADYVIVDLGAGALEPHLELFKAADEKFLVTTPEPTSIEKTYRFIEAFVCHTLKQDSTPDAYGNMISTLRSHRQRTLGKPFSFRSFLKEQTGLNYDFFESLTNKPVRLLVNNCRYQNNAELGYGIKSVCNKYYDLSIDFAGAIDFDNAVWQSVKGREHVLFAQPFTGLAGQFLTTCKQLIDPEELRAVV from the coding sequence ATGGATCGCGACTTCGAACAAGAAAACAACGATGTTTTAACCTTCAAAAACTCTTCTTCCAAAGACAAGGCTGCTGCCAAAATTTGGGTTACAGCTTCTGGCAAGGGCGGCGTCGGCAAAACGTTTGTTTCTTCAAGTTTGGGAATCACGCTTTCAAAACTTGGTCACTCGGTCGTCATCGTGGATCTTGATCTCAGCGGTGCAAATATTCACACCGTGATGGGCATCAAACCTTCTCATATGAACATTCGCCACTACTTCGAAGGCGTAAAAACACTTCAAGAACTGGTGATTCCGACTCAACATCAAAATCTTTCTTACGTACAGGGCTTCTGGGATTCCTGGTCTCCAATCGACTTTACTATGGAGCAGATTCAATCTCTTATCCCGCAACTTCACTCCTTGCGCGCTGACTACGTGATCGTGGATTTGGGTGCCGGTGCTCTTGAGCCGCACTTGGAACTTTTTAAAGCTGCTGATGAAAAATTTTTGGTCACAACACCAGAACCTACCAGCATTGAAAAAACCTATCGCTTTATTGAAGCTTTTGTCTGCCATACGCTAAAACAGGATTCCACACCTGATGCCTACGGCAATATGATCTCCACGTTGCGCAGTCACCGCCAACGCACTTTGGGTAAACCATTTTCATTCCGTTCCTTCCTGAAAGAACAAACCGGATTGAATTATGATTTCTTCGAAAGTCTGACGAACAAGCCAGTTCGCTTGTTGGTTAACAATTGCCGCTACCAAAATAACGCTGAACTGGGTTATGGGATTAAAAGCGTCTGCAACAAGTACTACGACCTTAGTATTGATTTTGCGGGTGCGATCGATTTCGACAATGCAGTGTGGCAGTCAGTCAAAGGCCGTGAACACGTGCTATTCGCCCAACCATTCACAGGTCTGGCGGGACAATTTTTAACCACGTGCAAACAACTTATTGATCCCGAGGAACTTCGCGCCGTAGTATAA
- a CDS encoding helix-turn-helix domain-containing protein — protein sequence MEATTRYNYYEILELPANSPQHEVTAAYERARNTYSGENPAIYTIFSEHEAREFLVLIEEAYQVLGNKILRNIYDQRLLSGLASLNELTYASIVEASKTVTPAEPKAIEKKPAPVFEKNEALEAEIKAQENWTGEFIKKVREYKGITVERMSEITKINAWYVKAIESTEPDNLPAVVFVRGYVVQIARALGIDDKKVADSYMKNFKKALGK from the coding sequence ATGGAAGCGACTACTCGTTATAATTACTACGAAATTCTTGAACTACCCGCTAATTCACCTCAACACGAAGTGACTGCGGCCTATGAACGAGCTCGCAACACCTACTCAGGCGAAAATCCAGCTATTTACACAATCTTCTCTGAACACGAAGCCCGTGAATTTTTGGTCCTGATCGAAGAGGCGTACCAGGTTCTTGGCAACAAGATCCTACGTAACATCTACGACCAAAGACTGTTAAGCGGCTTGGCTTCCCTCAACGAACTGACTTATGCATCCATCGTTGAAGCCAGCAAAACAGTGACTCCTGCAGAACCAAAAGCAATCGAGAAAAAGCCTGCACCAGTCTTCGAAAAAAACGAAGCTCTGGAAGCAGAGATCAAAGCTCAGGAAAACTGGACGGGCGAATTCATTAAGAAGGTTCGCGAATACAAAGGCATCACTGTTGAGCGCATGAGCGAGATTACCAAGATCAATGCTTGGTATGTAAAAGCCATCGAAAGCACTGAGCCAGATAATCTTCCAGCAGTTGTTTTTGTACGCGGATATGTCGTGCAAATTGCAAGAGCGTTGGGAATTGATGACAAGAAAGTCGCTGATTCCTACATGAAAAACTTCAAAAAAGCGCTTGGAAAATAA
- a CDS encoding RluA family pseudouridine synthase, whose amino-acid sequence MENKSNSEHSDQTIQLTALPEMVGLRLDKALALLPEIENRTRAAHLIDNNLVKVNGKSAKASQPIKSTDNIEITIPAPVPTELQSYDLKLDVLFEDSDVIVINKPAGLVVHPAAGHAHDTLVNALISHTDDLSMKFGEERPGIVHRLDKETSGIIVVAKNDKAHESLTAQFKERSTHRIYYAVCIGTARNLNGTIKSFLARHPVDRKKYASVLGDDRRPLLDQNEPPEIGKWAVTHYETLARKSGLSYMKMKLETGRTHQIRVHLSESGLPIAGDSTYGADKKIKSVEQRVIQEDLRSLPRFLLHAAELGFTHPRTQERMFFKKDWPEDISLLIKKWGLM is encoded by the coding sequence TTGGAAAATAAATCCAACTCTGAACATTCCGATCAAACAATTCAGCTCACAGCTTTGCCCGAGATGGTGGGTTTGCGTTTGGATAAAGCACTCGCTTTATTGCCTGAAATCGAAAATCGCACTCGTGCGGCTCACCTGATCGATAATAATCTTGTTAAGGTAAATGGGAAATCAGCCAAGGCTTCCCAACCTATTAAGTCTACAGACAATATTGAAATCACAATTCCCGCACCGGTTCCCACAGAGCTGCAATCCTACGATTTAAAGTTAGATGTGCTTTTTGAGGATTCCGATGTGATCGTCATTAATAAACCTGCAGGCCTGGTGGTTCATCCGGCCGCAGGACATGCACACGACACCCTGGTGAATGCACTTATCTCGCACACTGATGATCTTTCGATGAAGTTTGGCGAGGAACGACCAGGTATTGTTCACCGTTTGGATAAAGAAACCAGTGGAATCATCGTCGTCGCGAAAAATGACAAAGCCCATGAATCACTCACTGCACAGTTTAAAGAACGTAGCACACATAGAATTTACTATGCAGTTTGCATCGGCACCGCTCGCAACCTAAATGGCACCATAAAAAGTTTTTTGGCACGACACCCTGTTGATCGCAAGAAATATGCTTCTGTTCTGGGAGATGATCGTCGTCCTTTGCTGGACCAAAATGAACCTCCGGAAATTGGCAAGTGGGCGGTCACGCATTACGAAACGTTGGCACGCAAAAGCGGTCTCAGCTATATGAAGATGAAGCTTGAAACCGGGCGCACTCATCAGATCCGTGTGCATTTATCTGAAAGCGGATTACCTATTGCCGGTGACTCCACCTACGGGGCTGACAAGAAAATCAAATCTGTCGAACAAAGGGTCATTCAAGAAGACCTGCGATCTTTGCCAAGATTCCTGCTGCATGCTGCAGAATTGGGTTTCACCCATCCGCGCACTCAGGAAAGAATGTTCTTCAAAAAAGATTGGCCCGAGGATATCTCTCTCCTGATTAAAAAGTGGGGTTTGATGTGA
- the pgeF gene encoding peptidoglycan editing factor PgeF, which produces MNIEKTPLGYEINANGISYFFGGKESQLDNLKKAYPGFDFVRVKQTHSDIVVESKDASQDYQINADGHMTTAKGLALCVITADCVPALFYHPQTGTIAGVHAGWRGVANRILINTIHQMVNRGIPPQEIEVVIGPHIQKDSFECGNDVRDQILASLPEVSAEEKEMFYTAISSEKSLVDLNLIVKSQLESQGISLEKVFTLHLDTVKDEFFHSHRRDKEKAGRQISFVVRTP; this is translated from the coding sequence GTGAATATCGAAAAAACTCCCCTGGGATACGAAATCAATGCGAATGGCATTTCCTACTTTTTCGGCGGAAAAGAATCGCAACTGGATAACTTAAAGAAAGCCTATCCCGGTTTTGATTTTGTCAGAGTCAAACAAACTCACAGTGATATCGTCGTGGAATCCAAAGACGCAAGCCAGGACTACCAGATAAATGCTGATGGGCACATGACGACTGCAAAAGGACTGGCATTGTGTGTGATCACTGCGGATTGCGTGCCTGCTTTGTTCTATCACCCGCAAACCGGCACCATTGCTGGTGTTCACGCTGGATGGCGTGGCGTCGCCAATCGAATTTTGATCAATACAATTCACCAGATGGTAAACCGGGGTATTCCCCCGCAAGAAATTGAAGTCGTCATCGGTCCACATATTCAAAAAGACAGCTTTGAATGTGGCAACGATGTCAGAGACCAGATTCTGGCCAGTCTTCCCGAAGTTTCCGCTGAAGAAAAAGAAATGTTTTATACTGCGATCTCCAGCGAGAAATCCCTGGTGGATTTAAATCTGATCGTTAAGTCCCAGTTGGAATCACAGGGAATCTCCCTGGAAAAAGTATTCACTCTGCATTTGGACACAGTTAAAGACGAATTCTTTCACTCCCACAGACGTGATAAAGAAAAAGCCGGTCGTCAAATCAGCTTCGTTGTAAGAACACCATGA
- a CDS encoding DNA-3-methyladenine glycosylase, which produces MKILPQDFYFEDTITVAKSLLGKTLHIKTTGSEHQARIVEVEAYLGIKDPACHTFEGRRTPRTSSMYLSGGHSYVYQIYGMYFCLNVVTRSEQHPEAVLIRALEPLPLAAKFEKSQLVSNGPGKLCRHYEINKDHNGLQMWRKQSALYVSDDGSKVSNSQIIERPRIGVDYAGDAALWPLRFYLADNKFVSKK; this is translated from the coding sequence ATGAAGATTCTCCCTCAAGATTTCTATTTTGAGGATACGATCACGGTGGCTAAATCGCTCCTGGGAAAAACCCTGCATATCAAGACAACGGGATCAGAGCATCAAGCCCGCATTGTTGAAGTGGAAGCTTATCTCGGCATCAAGGATCCTGCATGCCATACCTTTGAAGGTCGGCGAACTCCCCGTACTTCTTCCATGTATCTTTCCGGCGGACACAGTTACGTTTATCAAATTTACGGAATGTATTTTTGCCTAAATGTCGTCACCCGTTCCGAACAACATCCCGAAGCCGTTTTAATCCGCGCTCTAGAGCCCTTGCCCTTGGCCGCAAAGTTCGAAAAATCTCAACTGGTTTCAAATGGTCCCGGCAAACTTTGCAGACACTATGAAATCAACAAGGATCACAACGGGTTGCAAATGTGGCGAAAACAATCAGCTCTCTACGTCAGTGATGATGGTTCTAAGGTTTCAAATAGCCAAATCATAGAACGACCTAGAATCGGGGTGGATTATGCAGGAGATGCTGCTCTATGGCCATTGCGATTCTATCTGGCTGATAACAAATTCGTTTCAAAGAAATAA
- a CDS encoding Dps family protein, translated as MKINIGINDKDRKEIAKGLSTLLADTYTLYLQTHNFHWNVEGPMFQTLHLMFETQYNELALAVDSIAERIRALGHYAPGTYAEFSKLSSIKEVPGEKLSATKMIETLVHGQETVARTARSIFAVVEKASDEPTADLLTQRLQVHEKTAWMLRSLLEKK; from the coding sequence ATGAAAATCAATATCGGCATCAATGACAAAGACAGAAAAGAAATCGCAAAAGGTCTATCCACATTGTTGGCAGACACGTACACACTTTACCTTCAAACTCACAATTTCCACTGGAACGTTGAAGGTCCGATGTTCCAAACTTTGCATTTGATGTTTGAAACTCAATACAACGAGTTGGCATTGGCTGTTGATTCCATCGCTGAACGTATTCGTGCTTTAGGTCACTACGCACCGGGCACTTATGCGGAGTTCTCGAAACTTTCTTCTATCAAAGAAGTTCCGGGAGAAAAACTAAGCGCAACTAAAATGATCGAAACGCTTGTTCACGGCCAGGAAACTGTGGCGCGCACTGCTCGCAGTATTTTTGCAGTAGTTGAAAAAGCCAGCGATGAACCAACTGCGGATCTACTTACTCAACGCCTACAGGTTCACGAGAAAACGGCGTGGATGCTTAGAAGTTTGTTGGAAAAAAAATAG